ACTCGGTTTGTTTAAGCATCTGACAAGATACAAAGCAGCCTGTTTGCATCACGTCGTTCAGGTGTTTCTGCTGCATGAATTTCAACCACGCGGCCGATGCCGTCTGCTGTATGGTAATGTAAACAGAATAAATTATCATGCCCGTAAAGTTAGATAATATTGCAAATCTATTAATCTCCCTGATTCCAGCTTAGCCGGCCTGACTTCGACCGGAAATGGGCATATTTATTTTTATCCTGTTAAAAGGATTTGATTTCTCAGGTTCATTTAATCCACTCGGCATAAGAACTGCTGGTTTCATATAATTTAAGCTTGGACAGTTGCATCTCTTCCGATAGTATGGCATTCAATTCATTTTTGAAATAGAGTATTATATTCTCCGCGCTGGGTTCGAAATCCCATATAATCAGGTTCTCTGCCTCACTAAAAGCTGGATTTTCGTCCATATATTCCTTTGACAATACCAGTTTATGGTCGTATCTATGAACAATGGTATCACTGACTATCTTTTTCAAATCCTTAAAATCAACGATAAATCCCGTTTCTTTCAGGTATGCATTATCATCAGAATGGGCGGTCACCGTAACTTCTAATACGTAGGAATGTCCGTGAATATGCTTACAGGGGCCATCATATCCATGTATGGCATGCGCCATTTCAAAATGAAATATCTTGGTAACGAATAACATGTTTTTCTTATTGCTGCTGCAAAAATACTACAAAGACGTTTAATTTCCGGAAAAATGTATTTTCATTGAAAATAAAATTTAAACTTCATAAAAAAACGGAGTTATCTCGAACTCCGTTTCTGCTACATATGTTAAAAATGGTTTTTGCAGATCAATTGATTTTTACATATTTAACCACAGCCTGCTCTTTTACAAAAGCATATTTCTTGGTGCTGATGGTTTCGATGATAAAGTTCCACGGACATACTTCCAGAATAGCGGTAGCATTGCCGCCTGTGGTACCTAATCCGGAAATATCAGATGCGCTGATGGTCACGGAAGATGCGCCGCCGCCCACTCGTTTTAAGATTTGTTTGCTGCCATTCAACAACAACACATAAACAGAGTCTGCACTGCTGATTTTACCGGTTAACGAAATAGTCAGGTCGGCAGAAGAAGAGACTGTTTCCGGTAAATCTGCTTTTCCGCTATAATTGGGGAACGCAGTGGTATGATTGTAGGAAATCGAAGGAACATCTCCATTTCCGGCCACAGACCAGTTGCTGCCGGAGCCGAAGTCAAGATCCAGGCTTGGAGAGGTATAGTCAAACGCCAGTTTGGTATACGTGTTATTAGATAACTTGTCCAGGGGGTTGGTATTTACACTTACGGCACCGCCATCCAGGAAGACACCTGAAGAGAAATCATTGCTGAAGGCTGCAACGGCAGTTTCTGCATCAACATCCACAACCGGCAAGGAAATAGGAGGTTTGGGATTGATAAACTTATTTGGATCGTAAGAAAAACTGGTTCTTAAAGATACCAATGTTCCTTTTACATCACCGGAGAAAGAAGGTGATGGAGCTGATGGTACACCGGTGTCTGTACTGCTGGATAATTTAGAACATCCGGATGTTGCCAATGCAACCATCAATAAAACGTAGCTGAGAGTTTTTACTGTGCGCATATAATTTTGATTTTTGACAAATGTAACACCTGTCTGTAGAAATGGAAATACGTAATTGGGAGTATCTTAACCTGCGTGCCAGTACGTAGGCGTTAAATCAATTTTTTATCCAGGGCATATTTTATTAAGCCTACAATCGTTTTGGTGTTGAATTTGCGAATCATATTCTTGCGATGGGTTTCCACTGTCCGTTCGCTGATAAATAATTTATCTGCAATTTCTGCATTATTCAGTTCGAGTACGATGAGTTTCAGAATCTCCAGTTCTCTGTCTGTAAGCCTGGGCTGATGTTCCGGTTTGGATGATTTGGAATAGGCATTCTTCGCCATCTCTTCCGATACATCATCACTGAAATGCATTTTTCCCGAGGCTACTTTACGTATAGCCTCTATCAGTTCCAGATTACCTACGTTTTTCAAAAGATAACCGGAAATTCCGGCCTCCAGCATTTTATTGATTTCATTTATACCCCCAAACATGGACAAGGCGATGACATTCGTTTGCGGTAAAAGCTGTTTAATTCTTTTTGTCAGTTCATAACCGTCCATATCCGGCATACTGATGTCCGTCAGAACAATGTCGGGTTGTAATGTCTCAATTTCATCCAGTAGACCATTCCCGTTGGTGAAGGTCTTCAGAATTTCGATATCATCATACGTGGTGAGTAATGCTGACAATCCGTCAATCAGCATTTGGTGGTCATCAATCAGTATCAGTCGGATGCTTTTCATTGGTGTTAAGATAATGGAATTTCTATTATAATGGTAGTGCCGTTTTGCGGGGAGGAGTCAATATCCAAAGTTCCTTTCAGGTATTCAGTTCTCAGTAAGATGTTTTTTAATCCAATTCCGCCTTTTCTTTTGGCTTCCATTACATCAAAACCTTTGCCATTATCTTCTATAAGCAGGGAGATTTCATGTTCATCGGCTGTTAGCTGAAGCATTATTTTAGTGGAACCGGAATATTTCAAGGCATTGCTGACGGCTTCCTGTATGATTCTGTATAGCATGAGCTTAGAAGTCTCCTCCAGCATGGATTCCATCCAGCCGATGCATTCCCATTCCAATTCTGTTTTCCCTGTCTGATTAAATTTAGAAACGAAATCGCCCACAGCCTTTTCCAGCCCTGACTGTTGCAGTAGATCCGGCACCATATTATGGGAAATGGAGCGAATTTCCCGGATGGATTCATCGAGCATGTTCATGGAGTTGTCTAAGCCTGACTTTTGGTCTGAAGAGGCTGAAAATGAGTTCGAGAGTGTATTAAGGTGGAGTTTTGTGGCCGTTAGTAATTGTCCGACACCGTCGTGTAATTCGCGCGCCAGCCGCTGCCGTTCGTTTTCTTCTGATTCAAGTATCGCCCTGGAGCGTTTTTCTGCCTCTTTTAGTAACTCGAGCTGCAGCCGTTTTTCTTGCTGTTGTTTATATCTGTTATAAATAAAATAAAATGCGAAAAGGGCGGATAATAATATCCCGATTAAGGAAATGGAAATATTTTTACGTTGAATCAGTTGCAGTTTCTGGCGGGTAATTTCATTTTCTTTCTTTTCACTCTCATACTTTGCCTCAAATTCTTCAATGTTTTTCAGCCGTTTTTCATCGAGTATCTTTTTTTGGATGGTATTGTACTGCTGCAATGCTTCATAGGCATTTTTATAGTCGCCGGTTGACTGATATACAGCTGCCTGCATGTTCAGCGCATTGGCCTTCAAATCTATAAAGTCCAGCACCGTTGCCGAATCAAAGGCAGATCTGAAATAATATAAAGCTTTGGGATAATCCTTCTTTGCAAAAAATAATTCCCCTAAATTATTAATGGAAATGGCTATGCCGGTTTTATCGTTCAGCTGTTGTCTTAATGCCAATGATTTCCTTAAATCACGTTCGGCCTCATCAAAGCGTTCGGTACGGGCGTAAATACCACTCAGATAATCCAGTGCGTATGCCATACCAAGCCGGTTGCTGGTACGTTTGTATATTTCGTATGCCTTTTTGTAGCTATACTCTGCACTGTCAATCTTGTTTTCAGCTTCATACACTAAACCGAGATTGTTATGAGAGGTTGCAACGATTTCCGGATTCACAGAAGCATTCATTATTCGTAAGGCTTCCGATAAAATCGTTTTAGACAAGTCGGGTTTGTTTTGTTTACGGTATAAGATGCCCAACTCATTATAGGTTCGGGCGATGCCGGAGTTATAATGGGCCGCTGAGAATAGTTTAAGGGCTTTTAAATAAAACCCCAGCGCCTCGTCATGTTTGCCTGCTAAATAAGTGGCAACTCCTTGAATCAGAATGGATTCTGCCACTAACGTGTCATTTCCGGTTGATTCAGCATCGGACTCGATTTGCCGAGCAAAGTCAATACTTTTTTTATAGTTGGAAAACTTGTAATGCTCGGCACTGTCCAACAGGGAATGCCTGGTCTCAGAATATAAGTTCAGGAAACCAATTAAGTAAAAAGAAGTAAAGAAAATCAGGTTTAAATAATTGCAGATTCTAATCATCAGGATGTATTACCTTGTATTATTTGTTAAAAATATTAAATTACAGTCGCATCTACGCCAACATACTGCAATTAATTATACATTTTGCAGTTAGTTTGGTATAATTATAGCGTTCTAAAAGATAGAAATAATATTTATTTTGATAAAAAAGTCAGGCATATTCATATTTTTCTTTTTTACCATTCAGGTGCTTCAGGCGCAGTCTGAGAAAGATCCTATAGTATTACCTAAAGTAATATTGTTAGGTGATACGCTTCCTGAAATTGTATTGGATCCGATAGAGATTAATGCGACACGACTGACAAAAGTAAACCTGCAGGATTGGGAAATGCGTTACTTGCGGAAGGTATACCCTTATGCCTTGCGGACGGCACGGCTGACCAAAAAAATAAATGATGATTTGCAGCAATGTAAAACAAAAAGGCAGCAAAAACGTTACCTGAATGAGTGCGAGAAAGTACTGAGAGGGGAATTTGAAGATAACCTGAAAAATCTGACCAGAAAGCAAGGGCAGTTCCTGATAAAACTGATACACAGGGAAACTGGACAGACGGTGTATGATTTACTGAAGGATTACAGAAGCGGCTGGAAAGCGTTTTGGTGGAATTTTGCCGGTAAATTTTTTCAGTTAAACTTAAAAGATACGTATGATCCTAAGGGTGATGACAAGGAAATTGAAAACTATATTGCCCGATTGGAGGAAATATATCAACAAGACGGAACCAAATACAAGATAGAAAATGAGCAATTCAATACACCAATTCCGGGTGAAAAACGCCCAAAATAAGGACGTAACCCTGAGTGATTACAAAGGGAAAGTCCTCCTGGTAGTAAATACCGCCTCCAAATGCGGGTTAACACCTCAGTATGATAAACTGGAGAAATTGTACAAAGAGTTTAAGAACGAAGGTTTCGAAGTTATCGGTTTTCCCTCCAATGATTTTGCAGGTCAGGAACCCTTATCTTCTGAAAAGGCGGAAGAGTTTTGCCAGATTAATTATGGCGTGACCTTTCCCATCATGGAGAAAATTCATGTCAAGAAAGGGGAGAACCAGCACGAGGTGTTTAAGTTTCTGGGAGACAATGCCCCTGGCGTCAAGCTTTTAACACACCCCAAATGGAACTTTCAGAAATACCTGATAGATAAAGATGGAAAAGTGGTGGATTATT
The genomic region above belongs to Sphingobacteriales bacterium and contains:
- a CDS encoding 6-carboxytetrahydropterin synthase — encoded protein: MLFVTKIFHFEMAHAIHGYDGPCKHIHGHSYVLEVTVTAHSDDNAYLKETGFIVDFKDLKKIVSDTIVHRYDHKLVLSKEYMDENPAFSEAENLIIWDFEPSAENIILYFKNELNAILSEEMQLSKLKLYETSSSYAEWIK
- a CDS encoding response regulator transcription factor; protein product: MKSIRLILIDDHQMLIDGLSALLTTYDDIEILKTFTNGNGLLDEIETLQPDIVLTDISMPDMDGYELTKRIKQLLPQTNVIALSMFGGINEINKMLEAGISGYLLKNVGNLELIEAIRKVASGKMHFSDDVSEEMAKNAYSKSSKPEHQPRLTDRELEILKLIVLELNNAEIADKLFISERTVETHRKNMIRKFNTKTIVGLIKYALDKKLI
- a CDS encoding sensor histidine kinase, translated to MIRICNYLNLIFFTSFYLIGFLNLYSETRHSLLDSAEHYKFSNYKKSIDFARQIESDAESTGNDTLVAESILIQGVATYLAGKHDEALGFYLKALKLFSAAHYNSGIARTYNELGILYRKQNKPDLSKTILSEALRIMNASVNPEIVATSHNNLGLVYEAENKIDSAEYSYKKAYEIYKRTSNRLGMAYALDYLSGIYARTERFDEAERDLRKSLALRQQLNDKTGIAISINNLGELFFAKKDYPKALYYFRSAFDSATVLDFIDLKANALNMQAAVYQSTGDYKNAYEALQQYNTIQKKILDEKRLKNIEEFEAKYESEKKENEITRQKLQLIQRKNISISLIGILLSALFAFYFIYNRYKQQQEKRLQLELLKEAEKRSRAILESEENERQRLARELHDGVGQLLTATKLHLNTLSNSFSASSDQKSGLDNSMNMLDESIREIRSISHNMVPDLLQQSGLEKAVGDFVSKFNQTGKTELEWECIGWMESMLEETSKLMLYRIIQEAVSNALKYSGSTKIMLQLTADEHEISLLIEDNGKGFDVMEAKRKGGIGLKNILLRTEYLKGTLDIDSSPQNGTTIIIEIPLS
- a CDS encoding DUF4294 domain-containing protein; translation: MIKKSGIFIFFFFTIQVLQAQSEKDPIVLPKVILLGDTLPEIVLDPIEINATRLTKVNLQDWEMRYLRKVYPYALRTARLTKKINDDLQQCKTKRQQKRYLNECEKVLRGEFEDNLKNLTRKQGQFLIKLIHRETGQTVYDLLKDYRSGWKAFWWNFAGKFFQLNLKDTYDPKGDDKEIENYIARLEEIYQQDGTKYKIENEQFNTPIPGEKRPK
- a CDS encoding glutathione peroxidase → MSNSIHQFRVKNAQNKDVTLSDYKGKVLLVVNTASKCGLTPQYDKLEKLYKEFKNEGFEVIGFPSNDFAGQEPLSSEKAEEFCQINYGVTFPIMEKIHVKKGENQHEVFKFLGDNAPGVKLLTHPKWNFQKYLIDKDGKVVDYFIPTTDPESDKIKNEIRELLKK